In Nerophis ophidion isolate RoL-2023_Sa linkage group LG02, RoL_Noph_v1.0, whole genome shotgun sequence, one DNA window encodes the following:
- the ipo9 gene encoding importin-9, whose amino-acid sequence MSVVRSGSVAGPVQQGLKEALMETLTAILSPVQEVRAAAEEQIKVLEVTEEFGVHLAELTVDPQGALAIRQLASVILKQYVETHWCSQSEKFRPPETSEQAKAAIRALLPNGLRESISKVRSSVAYAVSAIAHWDWPEAWPQLFTLLMEMLVSGDVSAVHGAMRVLTEFTREVTDTQMPLVAPVILPEMYKIFTMAEVYSIRTRSRAVEIFTTCANLICAIEELEKGAAKALIFPVVQQFTEAFVQALQMPDGPSSDSGLKMEVLKAITALVQNFPKPMVSSMQQILPIVWNTLTESAAFYVRTEVNYTEEVDDPVDSDGEVLGFENLVFSIFDFVHTLMEKNKFKSTVKKALPELIYYIILYMQMTEDQIKVWSSNPQQFVEDEDDDTLSYTVRISAQDLLLVVAAEFQNESAAALAAAATRHLQEAEQAKNSGNEHWWKIHEACMLALGSVKNIITENVKNGRIQFDMHGFLAGVVLADLNLAAVSPFLLGRALWAASRFTAAMSPELIQQFLQATVSGLHDSQPPSVRVSAVRAIWGYCDQLKLSENTLILQPFLPSILDGLVQLAAQFASEVLALVMETLCIVCTFDPAFTTSAENKICPLTIAVFLKYSNDPVVASLAQGIFKELSQIEGCQGPMQIRLIPTLVSIMQAPADKIPTGLCATAIDTLTTVVRNTKPPLSDMLVCQAFPVVAQCTLRTDDNAVMQNGGECLRAYVSVALEQIAQWRDDQGNSGLWYVMQVVNLLLDPRTSEFTAIFVGRLVSTLISRAGTQLGEQLDQILRGILSKMQQAETLSVMQSLIMVFAHLVHSQLDPLLDFLCSLPGPTGKPALEFVMTEWMSRQHLFYGQYEGKVSTVALCKLLQYSLNTDDKRLQDIMVKGEEIFSSGEGIRTRSKSAKNPERWTNIPLLVKIFKLIINELSTVVEANASRANPADWSQDSSSMWEEDDDDGEEDDDEEEGLAGQLLSDLIASNKYDEDYYDDDDDDDPDALNDPLDQIDLQAYLTDFLTQFAQQPCYSMFSGHLNNNERQTLQSIGL is encoded by the exons ATGAGCGTGGTTCGGTCGGGTTCGGTGGCCGGCCCGGTCCAGCAGGGACTTAAAGAGGCTCTGATGGAGACTCTGACGGCCATCCTGTCTCCGGTCCAAGAAGTCCGCGCCGCCGCCGAGGAGCAGATTAAAGTGCTGGAAGTGACCGAAG AATTTGGTGTCCACCTGGCGGAACTCACAGTGGACCCTCAAGGAGCGCTCGCAATTCGTCAG TTGGCATCGGTCATCCTCAAGCAGTATGTTGAAACTCACTGGTGCTCCCAATCAGAGAAGTTCCGACCTCCGGAAACCTCCGAGCAG GCCAAAGCTGCTATCAGGGCGCTACTGCCTAATGGCCTGCGTGAGTCAATTAGCAAGGTGCGGTCTAGCGTGGCGTACGCCGTGTCCGCCATCGCCCACTGGGACTGGCCCGAAGCCTGGCCCCAGCTCTTCACCTTGCTCATGGAGATGCTGGTCAGCGGCGACGTCAGCGCCGTGCACGGGGCCATGAGGGTTCTCACAG AGTTCACACGAGAAGTGACCGACACACAAATGCCACTGGTGGCCCCCGTCATCTTACCTGAGATGTACAAGATTTTCACCATGGCTGAG GTGTATAGTATTCGTACCCGCTCGAGAGCCGTGGAGATATTCACCACATGTGCCAACCTAATCTGTGCTATTGAGGAGCTGGAAAAG ggTGCAGCCAAGGCCTTGATCTTCCCCGTTGTGCAACAGTTTACCGAAGCATTCGTGCAGGCCCTGCAGATGCCGGATGGACCCTCATCTGACAGCGGCCTGAAAATGGAAGTcctcaag GCAATAACGGCGCTGGTACAGAACTTCCCCAAGCCTATGGTGTCTTCAATGCAGCAGATTTTGCCTATTGTTTGGAACACGCTGACGGAAAGTGCAGCATT TTATGTAAGAACAGAGGTCAACTACACAGAGGAAGTGGATGACCCAGTCGACTCAGACG GAGAAGTTCTCGGTTTCGAGAATCTGGTCTTCAGCATCTTTGACTTTGTGCACACGCTGATGGAGAAGAACAAGTTCAAAAGCACGGTGAAGAAGGCGCTGCCTGAGCTCATCTACTACATCATCCTCTACATGCAGATGACAGAGGACCAG ATCAAAGTGTGGTCGTCTAACCCTCAGCAGTTTGTGGAAGACGAGGACGACGACACGCTCTCCTATACTGTCAGGATCTCTGCTCAAGACCTACTGCTG GTGGTTGCTGCCGAGTTCCAGAACGAGAGTGCTGCAGCACTGGCAGCGGCGGCCACAAGGCACCTCCAGGAGGCGGAACAGGCCAAGAACAGTGGCAACGAACACTG GTGGAAGATCCACGAGGCCTGCATGCTAGCCCTCGGCTCTGTCAAAAACATCATCACTGAGAACGTGAAGAACGGTCGCATCCAGTTTGACATGCACGGCTTCCTGGCCGGCGTCGTCTTGGCTGATCTCAACTTGGCGG CGGTATCTCCGTTCCTCCTTGGTCGGGCACTGTGGGCGGCCAGTCGCTTCACCGCAGCCATGTCCCCCGAGCTGATCCAGCAGTTCCTGCAGGCCACCGTGAGCGGCCTCCATGACAGCCAGCCGCCATCCGTGCGTGTGTCTGCCGTCCGGGCCATCTGGGG GTACTGTGACCAGCTGAAGTTGTCAGAGAACACGCTCATCCTGCAGCCCTTCCTGCCCAGCATCCTGGACGGGCTGGTCCAGCTCGCGGCTCAGTTCGCTTCCGAGGTGCTGGCGCTCGTCATGGAGACGTTGTGCATCGTGTGCACCTTCGACCCTGCATTTACCACTAGTGCTGAGAATAAGATCTGCCCCCTCACCATAGCGGTCTTCCTCAAGTACAGCAACG ACCCCGTGGTGGCGTCCCTGGCCCAGGGCATCTTTAAGGAACTGTCCCAGATTGAAGGCTGCCAGGGCCCCATGCAGATACGCCTTATCCCCACGCTGGTCAGCATCATGCAGGCTCCTGCTGACAAGATCCCAACTGGACTCTGTGCT ACGGCCATCGACACCTTGACCACGGTTGTACGCAACACCAAGCCGCCTCTGTCAGACATGCTGGTGTGCCAGGCGTTCCCTGTGGTTGCACAGTGCACCTTGCGCACAGATGACAACGCTGTCATGCAG AATGGCGGCGAGTGCTTACGGGCGTACGTCTCCGTCGCCCTGGAGCAGATTGCCCAGTGGCGGGATGACCAGGGCAACAGCGGCCTCTGGTACGTCATGCAGGTGGTCAACCTCCTTCTGGACCCCAGGACCTCGGAGTTCACCGCCATCTTCGTGGGCAGGCTGGTGTCCACACTCATCTCCCGGGCCGGCACCCAGCTCGGAGAGCAGCTAGACCAGATTCTGCGGGGCATCCTGAGCAAAATGCAGCAAGCCGAGACGCTGAGTGTCATGCAG TCTTTGATTATGGTGTTTGCCCACCTGGTTCACTCCCAGCTGGATCCACTTTTGGACTTCCTTTGCAGCCTACCTGGCCCGACAGGCAAGCCTGCATTGGAGTTTGTAATGACTGAGTGGATGAGCAGGCAACACCTCTTCTACGGACAATACGAGGGTAAAGTCAG CACCGTGGCTTTATGTAAATTGCTGCAGTACAGTCTCAATACGGACGACAAACGTCTCCAGGACATAATGGTGAAGGGGGAAGAGATCTTCAGCTCGGGGGAGGGCATCCGCACGCGCTCCAAGTCTGCCAAAA ATCCTGAGCGCTGGACCAACATTCCCTTGCTGGTGAAAATCTTTAAGCTGATCATCAACGAGCTGTCTACTGTTGTGGAGGCAAACGCCAGCCGAGCGAACCCAGCCGACTGGAGCCAAG ATTCCAGCAGCATGTGGGAGGAGGATGACGACGATGGCGAAGAGGATGATGACGAGGAAGAAGGGCTAGCAGGGCAGCTGTTGTCTGATTTAATTGCATCCAACAAATATG